The genomic window TACCACGTGAAAGCTGCTTCTGAGTAGCCGGATCAAGGTCACTACCAAACTGGGCGAAAGCCGCCAGTTCCCTGAACTGTGCAAGATCAAGTCTGAGCGTTCCCGCAACCTGCTTCATGGCTTTAATCTGGGCTGAACCACCAACCCTTGATACGGAAAGACCAACGTTAATGGCAGGCCTGATACCTGAGTTAAAGAGATCGGACTCAAGGAAGATCTGACCATCAGTAATAGAAATAACATTTGTCGGAATATAGGCAGAAACATCACCGGCCTGTGTTTCAATGATAGGAAGTGCAGTAAGTGAACCTCCTCCCTTTTCATCGCTTAATTTGGCTGCTCTTTCGAGAAGCCTTGAGTGTACGTAAAATACGTCTCCGGGGAAGGCCTCACGTCCGGGAGGTCTTCTGAGAAGCAGCGAAAGCTGCCTGTAAGCAACAGACTGCTTTGAAAGATCATCGTAAACAATGAGAGCGTGTCTCTTGTTGTCCCTGAAATATTCACCCATGGTTACACCTGTATAGGGCGAAAGGAACTGCATTGGGGCCGGGTCAGAGGCCGTAGCTGAAACAACGATAGTGTAATCCATAGCGCCGTGGCTCTTTAGCTTTTCAACAACCTGGGCAACGGTGGATCTCTTCTGACCGATGGCAACGTAAATACAAGCAACATCCTGGCCTTTCTGGTTGATAATGGTGTCGATTGCAACAGCCGTTTTGCCGGTCTGCCTGTCACCGATGATAAGTTCTCTCTGCCCCCTGCCGATAGGTACCATACCATCAATCGCCTTGATACCTGTCTGCATCGGTTCATGAACAGATTTCCTGTCAAGAATACCGGGCGCTTTAATCTCAACTCTTCTGGAATGTTCCGTTTCAATAGGGCCTGCGCCATCAATAGGAACACCGAGTGAATCAACAACTCTTCCAAGCAGGGCGTCACCAACAGGAACTTCAACGATGGTTCCCGTTCTTTTTACAGTGTCTCCCTCTTTAATATGCTTGTCTTCACCAAAAAGAACGGCGCCAACGAGAGACTGTTCGAGGTTAAGAACCATTCCCCTGACTCCACCGGGGAATTCGAGAAGCTCTCCTGCCATCGCCTTATCAAGACCATGAATCCTGGCAACACCGTCACCGATTGAGAGAACCGTACCGGTCTCACTCACCTCAACGGATTTTTCATAGTCCTTGATCTGCTTTTTTATTATCGAACTGATTTCATCGGCTCTAATCTCCATCTGCCAATCATCCCTTCATCATATTATTTTTTATATTGTTAAGCTGAGTCCTGATACTTCCGTCATAGATAACACTGCCGACTCTTGCAACAACGCCACCTATCAATTCAGGATCAACAGATATATCCATAATAACTTTCTTACCCGTGGCTTTTTCAAGGCCCTTACGGATCTCTTCTTCATCACTCCCGGCAGGTTTAAAGGGAATGGTTACTTCCGTTTTTACTCTACCGGCAGCCTCATCACAAAGAAGCTGATAACTTTCGTTGATTGACTTCAAAAGACTTATCCGCTTTTTATCAACGAGCAGCCTGACGAAATTTTTAAGAGTCCCTTTCACCTTAAGCTTTCCCGCTACATCGTCAACAATTGCCAATTTAGTGTCGAGATCACAGGAAGGATCAAGCAGAACCTTTTCAAGATCAGACCCCTCACAAATATCAGAAAAACGGGCCAGTTCCCGGCCAACTTCTTCCCGGGCCTTTTCTTCAGCGGCAAGCTCTATAAGAGCCGTTGCATACCTGATTGATAATACGTCTCCAGTCAATTTACGTCCCCTAACCCTTGAAGATACTCACTTACCAGCTTCTTCTGGTCCTCTTTTTTCAAATCCTTGACAAGCATCTTTTCGGCAAGCGCCACAGCGGCGTGGGCCACTTCTTCCCTGATGGATGCAACAGCCTTTTTCATTTCCTGGTTAGCAGAGAAAGCCGCCTGCTGCTTAATCTTTTCAGCAGCCTCATGAGCAGCCTCAATGATCCTCTCTCTCTCCACTTCACCCTCTTTTATCAAGGTATCCTGAATCTCCTGGATCTCACCTTCAAGACCGGCAAGTCTGCCCATATAATCGTTGAGCTTCTTTTCGGCATCCTCTTTACCTTTTTCGGCATCGTTGAGCTCCTTTTTGATCCCCTCGATTCTGCCATTCAGGAAATTTCTGATAGGTTTTGCGGCAGCAAAATAAAGTATCGCTGCAAAGATGAGAAAGTTGAGCACCCTCCAGCCCAGATCGATCAACTGGTTACCACCGCCATGGGCGTCACTGGAAGCTAATGCAAACGAGGGAACAAAGAAGAGGACAGCTAAAGTCATCAGTACGGCGAATTTCATGTTTTTTGAGATCACTGCACCCTCCCAATAACCTTATCGGAAATAGCATGTCCCATTTCATCAACCATACCGCGAAGACTCTCAAGGGCAGCGCCCTTCTCTTTTGCTATACGCTCTATCGCTTCACCTATACTTGCCTGGGCAGCAGCATGGGCCTCTTCCAGGATATGAGTTTCCTTATCAAGACCCTCTTTCTTCAGTTTACCCCTTTCGGCATTCCCCTCTCCCCTGGCAACTTCAAGCTTTGCCTTGTATTCAGCAAGCTTCTCCTCTACCTGTTTTTCAGCAGAGAGCGCATCCTTTTCCAGATCGGTAAGCTTCTTGCTCCTCTCTTCCATGACCTTCAGCACAGGCTTGTACAAAAGAACATTAAGAATGTATACAAGGAACAGAAAGAGTCCCATCTGGATAAAAAAGGTGATATCTAGTTCTATACTTACCATTTAAAAGTAACTCCCTCCAGACGTCATAAAGTCGAAGATAGTATTTAATTTCTTTCTCTTTGTCAACATAAAACAGCCATTATGTCCAAAAAATATGGTCACAAATTAACGGTGTCTTTTCTTAAGTCTTCTATTTATCCGTTTTATTCGATTTTCAACAATTTGCGGATTAGGATAAATACCCTGGATTTTTTTCAGGATTTTGATAGCACCTTGCAGGTCTTCCTGCTCTTCATGACAAATAGCCAATTGAAAAGTAGCCTCCACAGCATAAGGCGTATGAGGAAAACGATCGATAATTGCATTGTATTCCCTGATTGCATCGGTCAATTTCCCCTCCACATAATAGCTGTTGGCAACCTGATAATAAACCCTCTCTTTCAGCTCCGTATCGGGAAACATGGAGAGGAGCATTTTTAATTCAACCCGCTGCTGCTCAAAGTTCTTCAGGTTAAAGTAGGCATTGGTAATTTCATACTGGAAATGCTCAGCCTCCTCTTCCCCCGCATAATAACCAATGGCCTTTTGATACTCGACAATGGCCTGCTTGTCGTCATGGAGGTTATACATATAAATATGGGCAAGATATTTCTGGGCCAGCTTGCATTTCTCACTCCAGGGGTAGTTGGCAATGAGCCTCCTGAAAGAATCAATAGAGGCTGCATAATTTTTCAGATATTTGTACTGAATTTGGCCAATCTGAAAAAGCGCTTCCGGAGCAAGGGGTGATTTTTCATAATGAAGCGCTACCTGACGGTACGCCTTGATCGCCACTTCATACCTGCCTGAGGCCTTCTCCTTCTCGCCACGATTGAATTCTTTTTCCCCCATATCCTTCCCGCAGGAAACAAGAACAAGACAGCTAAAAAAAAGAGAGGCTGCAAAACCTCTCTTTTTTTTAGTTTTCAAGGGAAAAAAACTATTCCCGGCTTTCTTCGCCACCCTCTTCATCATCATCTTCTTCACGCTCTTCTCTTTCGGCCAGCCTGGCGACACTGACGACACGCTCGCCTTCTTCAACCCCTATGAGTTTGACTCCCTGCGTATTCCGTCCAATAACAGAGATTCCCTTCATTGAAAAACGTATAATCTTACCGCTGTTAGTAATCATCATGACTTCATCATCATCGGTAACCTGCAGAAAACCGACAACCTTTCCGTTTCTCTCTGTCGTCTTAATAGTAATAACCCCTTTACCACTCCGGCTTTGCCCCCTGTATTCAGAGGTGGCCGTCCTTTTACCGAATCCATTTTCAGTAACCGTCAAAATGGTTGAAGCATCACCGACTATCTCCATGGCAACAAGAATGTCATCTCCCGCCAACGTAATGCCCCTCACACCTCTGGACACTCTTCCCATGGGCCTAACCTGATCTTCCTTAAAACGAATGGACTGGCCGTCTTTCGTACCGAGGAATATATCCTTCGTACCGTCGGTAAGCCTGGTAACGACAAGACTGTCACCTTCATCGAGATTAATGGCTATAATACCGCCTGCCCTTGGATTACTGTAAGCCATGAGGTCCGTCTTTTTGACAACACCCTGCCTGGTTGCCATCATGATATACCGGCCCTCTTCAAAGTTCCTTACAGGAAGGAAGCTGGTAATATTTTCATCATTGGCAATATTAAGCAGATTGACGATGGCCTTTCCTCTTGCCGCCCTTCCCGCCTGCGGTATTTCATGAACTTTAAGCCAGTAAACCTTACCGGCATCGGTAAAGAAAAGGATATAACTGTGCGTCGAGGCAATAAAGAGATGCTCCACAAAATCCTCTTCCTTCGTCGACATACCCGTTTTACCCTTGCCGCCCCTGCGCTGAGCCCTGTAGAGCACGGTAGGATTCCTCTTTATGTAGCCCGTATGGGAAATAGTAACGACCATATCTTCATCAACGATAAGATCCTCAAGGGTTATTTCCGTCGTTTTGTCGATAATCTCCGTCCTTCTTTCATCACCGAACCTCGCCTTGATATCCTTCAACTCATCGACAATAACACCCATAAGAACTTTTTCATCACCCAGGATGGTTTTAAGGTAGGCAATCTGCTTTAAAACCTCTTCCAGGTCCTGCTGTATTTTCTCCTGTTCAAGGCCCGTTAGCCTGTGGAGCCTCATTTCGAGGATGGCCTTAGCCTGAACCTCGCTCAGCCCGTAAGCGCCTGAAGTGAACCTGGCCGCCAACTCATCATCACTAAAGCCTGCCTTTTTAAGCATGGCCTTAACAGGCGCCGCCTCCCACTTTTCGTGAACGAGCCTTTTTGAGGCTTCCGCCGAGTTGGGTGAGCGTTTAATGATTTCAATGATCCTGTCGATATTGGCAAGCGCAACGGCAAGGCCTTCCAGGATATGGGCCTTGTCTTCCGCCTTTTTCAATTCAAAAATAGTCCGCCTGGTAACAACCTCTTTCCTGTGGTCAATGAAGTACCAGAGGAGTTCCCTCAGGTTAATTAACCTCGGCTGGCCGTTAACGAGGGCAACCGTATTAACGCCAAAAGACTGCTGCATCTGTGTATTTTTATAGAGCGCATTAATGATTACCTGGGCAACTTCATCCCTTTTGAGTTCGATAACGATGCGCATGCCGTCCCTGTCGGACTCGTCTCTTAAGTCCGAGATGCCTTCAATCTTTTTGTCTCTTACCAGTTCGGCAATCTTTTCGATAAGCTTTGCCTTGTTTACCTGGTAAGGGAGTTCGGTAACGATGATACTTTCCCGCTCGGTCCGCTTCTGCTTTTCAACAAGAACCCTGGCACGCATCTGGACGATTCCCCTGCCCGTCTCATAAGCAGAGCGAATTCCCTCCCTGCCATGAATAAAGCCGGCCGTCGGAAAGTCCGGACCGGGAATAATTTCAATGAGTTCATCAATGGTAATGTCCGGGTTTTCGATCATAGTAATGATCCCCTTAATTACTTCCGCCAGATTGTGAGGTGGAATATTGGTGGCCATACCAACGGCAATCCCCGAAGAACCGTTGATAAGAAGTGCCGGAACCTTGGCCGGAAGAACGGAAGGTTCCTGGAGTGATCCGTCATAGTTGGGAACAAATTCGACGGTCTCTTTTTCAAGATCTTCAAGAAGCTCGGCAGTGAGCTTGTCCATCCTCACTTCCGTATATCTCATGGCCGCCGCTGAATCACCGTCAATGGAGCCAAAGTTCCCCTGACCGTCAACGAGGGGGTAGCGAAGGGAAAAGTCCTGGGCCATACGAACAATGGCATCATAAACAGCTGTATCACCGTGGGGGTGATACTTACCGATTACGTCACCGACAACCCTGGCCGATTTCTTGTAGGGCTTGTTCCATACATTGCCGAGATCATGCATGGCAAAGAGAATTCTTCGATGAACGGGTTTCAAACCATCCCTTACATCGGGAAGGGCCCTTCCAACGATTACACTCATGGCATAATCAAGGTAGGCCGTCTTCATTTCATCTTCTATATAAACGGGTACTTTGTTATCGTCCTGATACATGTCCACCTTCCAATTTTCAGCAGGATTTTTAATCTGACAGCTTTATTTTTAAGCTCACTAGGATATTAGAAACGGTCTCTAAAGTCAATTGAATTCAGGGGCAGGAGAGACGGAAGAGAAGCATGGAACCGTTATAATCAAGGGACTTAATCGCGAAAAATGTAATTCCTGCTTTTCCCGCTAACATACACTATTGAATGCTATCCGGACAAAAGAGAGGCAAGAGCAAATTTTGAGTGCGAAATAAAGCAATAAAATTTGTAATGCATACTTTGTTCTGATATTATCGGGGAAATGGCATACCGACTGACTTTAGAAGGAGAATAGTATATGGATGCACTAGCGCGCGCCTTAGTGAATGCCATGGCATTTATCGAACTATCGCCGGAAGATGTAATCGATTTTGATAGCTCTATCCAGGCCATGGAAATGATCGTCTCGGAACTGAAGGATGCAACTCCACAGGAGATTACGTCCCTGAAAGTGGCATTGGAAGCACAGCACAAAATTCAAAAAGAGACTGGCGCAAGAGGCGACATTTTGGAATTTTATAAAAACTTTTTGGAAAGCACAGGTCTTGAAGAAAAATAATGTGCAGAACTTCTGACCCCTTGTGACCCACTAAAAAAACAAACCTCTTTAAAACTACCAGTCTTCATCCTGGGGATGAAGTTTCCTGGCTTTCTCCCACTGTTTCAATATGGTTTCTTTTACCGGTTCGTAGATATCATAACCGTCCTCTGTCTCGGCGCTGGCCTTGATCCCTGCGGCTCTCATCCACTGAGCGATGTAAATAGGCACCTGGTTAAGAGCATCGTTTATTTCTTCTTCTGAAAGTTGAAATAGCATTTTGGGTACTTTCATCTGTCACCTCCTCTTTTCTCTGAACGAGAACTGCCGGTTTATTGCTTCTGTCTTTTTTTGAAGACATCAGCGCTATCCAAAATCCTGAAACGGATTTTGAGCATATCTACTTCCTTATGAGGCCCATATCAAGATATGATTGGTTCTGCATTACAAAAAAGGGCCTGAATTCAGACCTGATTCCTTCGTTCGGGCTAAAGCTGAGAATGTGCAAAAGCCCCATACCATAGCCCATGGGCCCCATATTGTAATAATGTGCCTTCAGACTGTAAGGAAAGGCCCGGGGCGATTTTATGCGGAAACATTCAGGGCCGTATCCCCTTGTAACATCGGCATAAAGTTCTCCACCACTTTTAAGCTTTTTCATTTTGTAAAAAGCATGATTTTGATTTCCATCGTAAATATGAAAATCAACGTCATTGGTATCTGTTTCCCATGATAACACAAACCGCAACTCATCTTCCTCAACATGATTATAATCGATGCTTCGTCCTTTCAAAAGATTTGCCGCTTCTCCCGAATTGACAAGATAAGTCATCATCAGATCAAGG from Deltaproteobacteria bacterium includes these protein-coding regions:
- a CDS encoding tetratricopeptide repeat protein gives rise to the protein MMMKRVAKKAGNSFFPLKTKKKRGFAASLFFSCLVLVSCGKDMGEKEFNRGEKEKASGRYEVAIKAYRQVALHYEKSPLAPEALFQIGQIQYKYLKNYAASIDSFRRLIANYPWSEKCKLAQKYLAHIYMYNLHDDKQAIVEYQKAIGYYAGEEEAEHFQYEITNAYFNLKNFEQQRVELKMLLSMFPDTELKERVYYQVANSYYVEGKLTDAIREYNAIIDRFPHTPYAVEATFQLAICHEEQEDLQGAIKILKKIQGIYPNPQIVENRIKRINRRLKKRHR
- the gyrA gene encoding DNA gyrase subunit A yields the protein MYQDDNKVPVYIEDEMKTAYLDYAMSVIVGRALPDVRDGLKPVHRRILFAMHDLGNVWNKPYKKSARVVGDVIGKYHPHGDTAVYDAIVRMAQDFSLRYPLVDGQGNFGSIDGDSAAAMRYTEVRMDKLTAELLEDLEKETVEFVPNYDGSLQEPSVLPAKVPALLINGSSGIAVGMATNIPPHNLAEVIKGIITMIENPDITIDELIEIIPGPDFPTAGFIHGREGIRSAYETGRGIVQMRARVLVEKQKRTERESIIVTELPYQVNKAKLIEKIAELVRDKKIEGISDLRDESDRDGMRIVIELKRDEVAQVIINALYKNTQMQQSFGVNTVALVNGQPRLINLRELLWYFIDHRKEVVTRRTIFELKKAEDKAHILEGLAVALANIDRIIEIIKRSPNSAEASKRLVHEKWEAAPVKAMLKKAGFSDDELAARFTSGAYGLSEVQAKAILEMRLHRLTGLEQEKIQQDLEEVLKQIAYLKTILGDEKVLMGVIVDELKDIKARFGDERRTEIIDKTTEITLEDLIVDEDMVVTISHTGYIKRNPTVLYRAQRRGGKGKTGMSTKEEDFVEHLFIASTHSYILFFTDAGKVYWLKVHEIPQAGRAARGKAIVNLLNIANDENITSFLPVRNFEEGRYIMMATRQGVVKKTDLMAYSNPRAGGIIAINLDEGDSLVVTRLTDGTKDIFLGTKDGQSIRFKEDQVRPMGRVSRGVRGITLAGDDILVAMEIVGDASTILTVTENGFGKRTATSEYRGQSRSGKGVITIKTTERNGKVVGFLQVTDDDEVMMITNSGKIIRFSMKGISVIGRNTQGVKLIGVEEGERVVSVARLAEREEREEDDDEEGGEESRE
- the atpH gene encoding ATP synthase F1 subunit delta, giving the protein MTGDVLSIRYATALIELAAEEKAREEVGRELARFSDICEGSDLEKVLLDPSCDLDTKLAIVDDVAGKLKVKGTLKNFVRLLVDKKRISLLKSINESYQLLCDEAAGRVKTEVTIPFKPAGSDEEEIRKGLEKATGKKVIMDISVDPELIGGVVARVGSVIYDGSIRTQLNNIKNNMMKG
- the atpA gene encoding F0F1 ATP synthase subunit alpha; the encoded protein is MEIRADEISSIIKKQIKDYEKSVEVSETGTVLSIGDGVARIHGLDKAMAGELLEFPGGVRGMVLNLEQSLVGAVLFGEDKHIKEGDTVKRTGTIVEVPVGDALLGRVVDSLGVPIDGAGPIETEHSRRVEIKAPGILDRKSVHEPMQTGIKAIDGMVPIGRGQRELIIGDRQTGKTAVAIDTIINQKGQDVACIYVAIGQKRSTVAQVVEKLKSHGAMDYTIVVSATASDPAPMQFLSPYTGVTMGEYFRDNKRHALIVYDDLSKQSVAYRQLSLLLRRPPGREAFPGDVFYVHSRLLERAAKLSDEKGGGSLTALPIIETQAGDVSAYIPTNVISITDGQIFLESDLFNSGIRPAINVGLSVSRVGGSAQIKAMKQVAGTLRLDLAQFRELAAFAQFGSDLDPATQKQLSRGKVLVEILKQGQYKPFPIEKQVVIIYAAINGYCDDYATDALGRYESELFTFLESKHPDVFEGIKAKKQIDDDVKKNLNAALDSFKGIFAE
- a CDS encoding ATP synthase F0 subunit B is translated as MVSIELDITFFIQMGLFLFLVYILNVLLYKPVLKVMEERSKKLTDLEKDALSAEKQVEEKLAEYKAKLEVARGEGNAERGKLKKEGLDKETHILEEAHAAAQASIGEAIERIAKEKGAALESLRGMVDEMGHAISDKVIGRVQ
- the atpF gene encoding F0F1 ATP synthase subunit B, producing MISKNMKFAVLMTLAVLFFVPSFALASSDAHGGGNQLIDLGWRVLNFLIFAAILYFAAAKPIRNFLNGRIEGIKKELNDAEKGKEDAEKKLNDYMGRLAGLEGEIQEIQDTLIKEGEVERERIIEAAHEAAEKIKQQAAFSANQEMKKAVASIREEVAHAAVALAEKMLVKDLKKEDQKKLVSEYLQGLGDVN